Genomic DNA from Hordeum vulgare subsp. vulgare chromosome 2H, MorexV3_pseudomolecules_assembly, whole genome shotgun sequence:
AACTGGTTATCTAAAAATGATGCAATTTTGGGAAATTAGTTCATTTGATTAAGGTATTTATATATTGCAGGTTACGTTCCTACACAGGAAGCATCACAACCAAGAACGATTTGGTATAGATCCCTACATGCTATGAACAACTGATTTACACCTGATCTAATATATGAAATGTATTAGAACAGGACATCTTTTTCAGTCCAATAGTCAAGGAACAAAGAAACGCAAGTAAAATCTCCAGGCCAATAGTCCAAAGAGCAAAGAAATGTAAGTAAAACCTCAGACCAAATATTAATAATGGTGCGAAATATTGGCCTAAGGTTACCCTCCAACCCTCTTCAGTTCAAAAGAAGGGACTGGTTTTCCAAAGGTGGCATGATTTTGGCAAAGTTCATTTAAAAATATTTACCAGATTTACGTCATTACttcatactccctctgttcctaaatactccctccgtcccaaaattcttgtcttagacttgttagatataaatgtatctagtcacattttacTATTTAGATACATcaatttctagacaaacctaagacaagaattttgggacgggggagtatatgtctttttagagatttcactagaagactacatacagagcaaaatgagtgaatctacactctagagtatgtctatatacatccgtatgtagtcccctaaagAAACCTCTAAAAAAGACTTAAATTTAGGAACCAAGGGAGTAGTTCCTACACAGGAAGCACCACAACCAAGAACCAATAGCTGGTATGGATCCTAAATGCTATGAACAACTGATTTACCACTCGGCTAACATTAAAAGACCTCTTACCAAAGCAACACATTGTAAATAGTCTCAACTTCCAAGGATCAAAATCTAATCCACTCCCACTGAACTCTCGAAATACTCCTATCCAGGCACACGAGAGGTAATCGATAGGTTTAAAAGCTTACATTGCCAAAAGCATTGCTTACTACAGTACTTAACACAAAACCGAAGTCCAAAACTGCAGAGAATTACGTCGAAGAACCGAAGCTTAACCGAATCAGGCGACGAGGGTGCTCGCGGTGGTGGACTCGTACTTCCAGGCGGCGGGCATCTTCTTGGTGAGGCGGTAGTAGCGGGTGAGGCGGTGGACCCTGCTCTCGACGAGGATGAGGCGGAACTTGGCGTCGACGTCCGACCTGTTCCTCTCCAGGTGCTTCCTGATCGCAACGGCCTTCTTGATGAGGAAGTAGAGGTCCTCGGGCATCTCCGGCGCGAGCCCGCGCGCCTTGAGCAGGCGCACGATCTTGGCGCCGGTGACGGCCTTGGACAGCGGGATGCCGTGGCCGTCGCGGAGCAGGGCGCCGATCTGAGACGGCAGCTGGCCCTTCTTGGCGGCGCGCACGATCATCTCCTCCACGTCCGGCGCGGCTGTCTTGACCCAGGCCGGGGCCTCCCGCTTGTAGGGGATCACCGAGGACGACA
This window encodes:
- the LOC123425609 gene encoding 40S ribosomal protein S13-1-like → MGRMHSNGKGMSSSVIPYKREAPAWVKTAAPDVEEMIVRAAKKGQLPSQIGALLRDGHGIPLSKAVTGAKIVRLLKARGLAPEMPEDLYFLIKKAVAIRKHLERNRSDVDAKFRLILVESRVHRLTRYYRLTKKMPAAWKYESTTASTLVA